A segment of the Asinibacterium sp. OR53 genome:
TATATGGTGGAAAAGAACCAGATCGATATCCCCACCGGCATCTGCAAGGGCCTAACCGATGAACAGTTCGACGCCATGATTAACGTATCACTGGGCATGAAACCCTTGTGGGAGAACGCGTTAGGAAAGGATTGGGAAAAGCAGATGACCCGCGATAAACTCAGGGCATTGTATGAAAAGCTTTAGTGAGGCCTATTCAGCTATCTTTGCATACCAAAGATTTAAAACGATCCTATTTTGAAATTCAGAGATATTGGCCTGGACGAACGATTACTGGAAGGCATAGATGCAATGGGTTACGAAACGGCAACACCCGTTCAACAGCAGGTGATCAGTCCTATCCTGGCGGGAAAAGACGTCATCGCTTCTGCACAAACCGGCACCGGTAAAACGGCGGCCTTCCTGTTACCCCTCATACACCAGTTACTCACCCACCCTCACTCGCAGCACGATATCAATGCCATGATCATTGTACCTACGCGCGAGCTGGCGATACAGATCGCTGAAACCATGGAGGGACTTTCCTACTTCACCGATGTAAGTTCCATAGCGGTATACGGAGGCGGAGATGGCAGTTCATTTGCCACGGAGAAAAAAGCGCTGGCGCATGGGGTAGATGTGGTGGTATGTACACCCGGCCGCATGATCGCCCACCTGAACATGGGCTATGTGAAACTGAAAGGATTGAAATACCTGGTGCTCGATGAGGCCGACCGTATGCTGGATATGGGTTTTCATGATGACATCATGAAGATCATTTCCTTTCTTCCCAAAGAGCGGCAAAACCTGTTATTCTCTGCCACCATGCCTATGAAGATGCGGGAGATGGCCAGGAAAATATTACATCAACCCGAAGAGATCAATATCGCGATCTCCAGGCCGCCCGAAAAAATACTGCAACAGGCTTACGTGGTATATGAAGCGCAGAAGATACCGTTGATCAAAGACATACTAACGCATAAAGATTTCCAAAGTGTCATTGTATTTTGCTCGAAGAAGCAAAACGTGAAACAGCTTACACGGGAACTGAAGCGGGCACGGCTATCTGTAGAAGAAATCCATTCCGACCTCGAACAGCAACAACGTGAACAGGTGTTACAGGATTTCAGGAATAAGAAACTCAAGATACTCGTAGCAACAGATATCCTCAGCAGGGGTATTGATATCGAAGACATCGACCTGGTGATCAACTTCGACGTGCCCAACGATGGAGAAGATTATGTACACCGTATTGGCCGTACAGCAAGGGCGGCCAGCGAAGGAACGGCGTATAC
Coding sequences within it:
- a CDS encoding DEAD/DEAH box helicase; translation: MKFRDIGLDERLLEGIDAMGYETATPVQQQVISPILAGKDVIASAQTGTGKTAAFLLPLIHQLLTHPHSQHDINAMIIVPTRELAIQIAETMEGLSYFTDVSSIAVYGGGDGSSFATEKKALAHGVDVVVCTPGRMIAHLNMGYVKLKGLKYLVLDEADRMLDMGFHDDIMKIISFLPKERQNLLFSATMPMKMREMARKILHQPEEINIAISRPPEKILQQAYVVYEAQKIPLIKDILTHKDFQSVIVFCSKKQNVKQLTRELKRARLSVEEIHSDLEQQQREQVLQDFRNKKLKILVATDILSRGIDIEDIDLVINFDVPNDGEDYVHRIGRTARAASEGTAYTLISEREQNKFAQIENLIERQVEKVVVPEVFGPVPAYQPRQGRPAHHKKRRFQGPPRHKKN